The window AGCGCGATGAACGAGTACACGACGGTCTCGTTGACGGCGTTGCCGACACCCTGCGGACCCTTGCGCACCGCCATGCCCTTGTAGCAGGCGATCAAGGCGGCGGAGACACCGAACAGTGCGCCCTTGACGAGACCCAGGATGACGTTGGGCAACCCGGTGAACAGGGTGAGACCGGCAGCGAAGGCGCCCGGGGTGACGTGCTGGACGAAGACGGCGAAGGCGAAGGATCCTGCCAGCCCGACGAACGTCACCAGCGAGACCAGCGACATGGCGACGACGGTGGCAGCCAGCACGCGGGGGACCACGAGGCGATGGACAGGGTCGACGCCCATCGCCCGCAGCGCGGCGAGTTCGTCGCGGATGGTGCGAGAACCGAGGTCGGCGCACATCGCGGTGGCTCCGGTCCCGGCGACGACGAGGACCGTGACGATCGGCCCGATCTCGGTGACCGACGCGTTGGCGGCGCCGGTGCCGGAGAAGTCGGCCGCACCGAATTCGTGCAGCAAGACGTTAAGGGTGAACACGACCAGGACGGTGAACGGGATCGCCAGCAGCAGCGTCGGCAGGATCGCCACCCGGGCCACGAACCAGATCTGCAGGAAGAACTCCCGCCAGGCCAGCGGCTTGGTGAACATCGCGACCAGAGTGTCCATGGCCAGTGAGTAGAAGCCGCCGACGGACCGCACAGGTTTGAGGACGTCGTCCACCGACACCATTGGCGGCCCCCCTGCCCGATAGTTGACGGCGACAACACCGTCCCGCGCTAGCGTATGCAGCAACGGCCGATACGGGAGGGTACTTGGCCACTTCGTGACCGGCGGAACGCCGTTCACGAAGTGGATTGCGGCGGAACGCCGCTACTTGTGGAGCCTAGGAGAATCGAACTCCTGACATCTGCCTTGCAAAGGCAGCGCTCTACCAACTGAGCTAAGGCCCCGGGTCAGTCACGGTCGTGCAGGGTGTGCCAGACTTCGCCGCGGCGGCCGATGCGCAGTGTTGCAGCGCCAGCGGCCAGGACCGCCAGCAGCAATGCGATCCTCACGGACGCCCTCCCCGTTGACCAGGACACCGTGGGCCTAGGAGGACTCGAACCTCCGACCTCTTCGTTATCAGCGAAGCGCTCTAACCGCCTGAGCTATAGGCCCGTATTCGTCATACGACCGAGCGACGAGATTACCGTACGCGCGGTGCTGCACCCAAACCGGTCGGTTCTCGTCAGTCCCGGTCGGCCAGGGTGACTTCGATGCCGCCGACGATGTCGGTGCTCAGGTTGTAGATGAACGCACCGACGGTGGCCATCGCGGTCAGCAGCACGATGTTGACCAGACCGATCAGCGCCGCGCCCCCGAAGATCGTCCCGCTGGACACCAGCTCACCACCGCCGCCGCTGGTGTTGGTGAGCAGGTCGCCCACGTTGCTGTTGAGCTTGCTCCACACGCCCATCCCGCCGAGCACCAGGTAGAGGAACGCCACAGCGATCATCCACACGAAGAACAGCGCCACCGACAGCAGCAGCGATACCTTCAATGCGCTCCACGGATCGATGTGGCGGATCTGCATGCTGGCGCGCACGGGACCGCGCGCGCGGTTGGCGCCGACCTGGATCCGTGAGGACGGCCCAGCGGCCTTGGCGGGGCTCGACTCAGCGTTGGGCGGACGTTCCACGGGAGCTTTGCGCGGCTGGGTGGGCTTGGGCGGCGGCCCAGACAGGTCCGGCAGCTCGCTGGCATAGGCCTCGGGCCGCGCGAATTCGGTGCGCTCGGGACGCGTCCCCGGCCGGGCGGTCGGCGCCTCCGGTTCCTGGCGAGACTCCGGCCGGGGTGGCTGTCCGCCCAGCGTCGAGAGGTCGGGGGCGGCGGTGCCAGTGATGAACCGGTTCACCCGGGCCTCGATGCTCGGCGACGCTGGCGGTGCGGCCGGCCGAGGCTCGGGCCGGGCACCGGCGTCCGGGCCCGGTCGCGGTGGTGTCGCGCCCTGACGGGCACGAGTGGCGCCGCGCTGCCACGGCGGGACATCGCCGCCGTTGGCTCCGGCGGCGGGCCGGGCCGCGGCCGGGTCCACCAAGCCGTTCCCGTTGCCAGGGCCATCGCCCGGCCCGGGCTGACCCGGCTCGTTGGGTGCGCTCACCACCAGCTCCTCACCTGTTGCCCTCCGCCACGCTACGTTGCGTCGGGCGCGGTGTCCGCGTCAGACGCCTCGTCCGCGATCTCCTGCTCCTCGGCATTGCGAGCAATGGCTAACAGTGTGTCGCCCTCGCCGAGGTTCATCAAGCGAACGCCCTTCGTCTGGCGTCCTGCCTTGCGGACCTGGCGCGCCGCGGTGCGGATGACACCGCCGCTCGAGGTGATGGCGAACACCTCACTGTCCTCATCGACCACCAATGCGCCGACCAGACTGCCACGGCGACGGTCATACTGGATGGTGAGGATGCCCTTGCCGCCGCGGCCCTGCGCGGTGTACTCCTCGATCGCGGTCCGCTTGGCATACCCGCCGGCCGTCGCGACCAGCAGATACGTGCCCTCGCGGACCACGTTGAGGGACAGCAGTTGGTCGTCGGCGTTGAACCGCATGCCCTGCACACCGGAGGTCGCCCGGCCCATCGGCCGCAGCGCCTCGTCGGTGGCCGAGAACCGGATCGACTGGCCATTGGCGCTGACCAGCAGCAGGTCGTCCTCCGCCGAGCACAGCACTGCGCCGACCAGCTCGTCACCGTCACGCAGGTTGATCGCCACGACGCCGCCCGAGCGGTTGGAGTCGAAGTCGGACAGTTTCGACTTCTTCACCAGGCCGTTGCGGGTGGCCAGCACCAGATACGGTGCGTCCTCGTAGCCCTTGATCTGGATGACTTGGGCGATGCGCTCCTCGGGCTGGAAAGCCAGCAGGTTGGCCACGTGTTGACCGCGCGCGTTGCGCTGGGCCTCGGGCAGGTCGTAGGCCTTGGCCCGGTAGACGCGACCCTGCGTGGAGAAGAACAGGATCCAGTCGTGCGTGGAGCACACGAAGAAGTGCCGCACGATGTCGTCCTGCTTGAGCGCGGCGCCCTGCACACCCTTGCCGCCGCGCTTCTGGCTGCGGTAGAGGTCGGTCTTGGTGCGCTTGGCGTACCCGGTCTC is drawn from Candidatus Mycolicibacterium alkanivorans and contains these coding sequences:
- a CDS encoding DUF3566 domain-containing protein; its protein translation is MSAPNEPGQPGPGDGPGNGNGLVDPAAARPAAGANGGDVPPWQRGATRARQGATPPRPGPDAGARPEPRPAAPPASPSIEARVNRFITGTAAPDLSTLGGQPPRPESRQEPEAPTARPGTRPERTEFARPEAYASELPDLSGPPPKPTQPRKAPVERPPNAESSPAKAAGPSSRIQVGANRARGPVRASMQIRHIDPWSALKVSLLLSVALFFVWMIAVAFLYLVLGGMGVWSKLNSNVGDLLTNTSGGGGELVSSGTIFGGAALIGLVNIVLLTAMATVGAFIYNLSTDIVGGIEVTLADRD
- a CDS encoding MlaE family ABC transporter permease — translated: MVSVDDVLKPVRSVGGFYSLAMDTLVAMFTKPLAWREFFLQIWFVARVAILPTLLLAIPFTVLVVFTLNVLLHEFGAADFSGTGAANASVTEIGPIVTVLVVAGTGATAMCADLGSRTIRDELAALRAMGVDPVHRLVVPRVLAATVVAMSLVSLVTFVGLAGSFAFAVFVQHVTPGAFAAGLTLFTGLPNVILGLVKGALFGVSAALIACYKGMAVRKGPQGVGNAVNETVVYSFIALFVINVVATAVYYTSVR